The Calditerrivibrio nitroreducens DSM 19672 genome window below encodes:
- the ispF gene encoding 2-C-methyl-D-erythritol 2,4-cyclodiphosphate synthase has product MKIKTGIGFDAHRFVEGRKLILGGIEIPYDMGLLGHSDADVLIHAIIDSLVGPALGRDIGNLFPDNDMKYKDIDSRILLKESVSLIRKAGFEISNVDATIIAEKPKMKPFIPEMRSMLADVMDIEIDDITIKATTTEKMGFTGRGEGIAAIAVSTIIKSFRQP; this is encoded by the coding sequence ATGAAGATAAAGACAGGTATCGGGTTTGATGCCCACAGGTTTGTAGAAGGGAGAAAATTGATTTTAGGTGGGATTGAAATTCCATATGATATGGGGCTTTTGGGGCATAGTGATGCCGATGTGTTGATTCATGCTATCATAGATTCACTTGTGGGGCCTGCGCTTGGAAGGGATATTGGAAATCTTTTTCCTGATAACGATATGAAATATAAGGATATAGATTCCAGAATACTTTTAAAAGAATCGGTATCTCTTATAAGAAAAGCAGGGTTTGAGATATCAAATGTTGATGCAACCATAATTGCTGAAAAACCTAAAATGAAACCGTTTATACCGGAAATGAGATCAATGCTTGCGGATGTTATGGATATTGAAATAGATGATATAACTATAAAAGCCACAACTACAGAAAAGATGGGGTTTACCGGAAGAGGGGAGGGGATAGCGGCAATAGCCGTATCCACCATCATAAAAAGTTTTAGGCAACCTTAG